One Coffea eugenioides isolate CCC68of chromosome 2, Ceug_1.0, whole genome shotgun sequence genomic window, AATGATCTAGAATAGTAGGACGGTGAGTTACATGATGAATAAGATAGCTTTTCTCTTGAAGACCCAGCTTGTGTATGGGTTGCTCTTATTTCGCGCTTATACAGAATACGCACAACACTCTCTTTATTCTGTCTTTTATATGGCTGGTACTCGAAGTGTTCTGAAAAGACTGCTTTGGCTCTCTCCCGGTCAATCTTTTCAATTGGCAAGTTATCAAGATTTTTCAGATTCTGCAAGGAAGCTATCATATACTCTCGGTAATATTTCTCATAGCATATTGGTGAGGAATGACAAGAATTAAACTTCCTTGAAGCACTACATGGCATATGCTTTGAGTTAGAAGAACTTGGCAAGGGCACTTCATCTTGAACGTCCCATAATCCAAGAGAATTCTGCAATGTCATAGAGTAAGCCATTAATATGCATAAAAAAGCATCTCTGATTCTTAGCTAATTTTATTCTTGAGAATAGCTTTATTTTTGCCATTTAGGGGTTAGTACATCCTCAAGAAAGGAGCCATATTGCCATCACATTGCAACAAATGGTCCCTCCTTGATAGACCTACAGCTGTCGCCAGAAATTTTCGAAATAGATTAATATCAAATCAACAACATACTCATTCGGTTATTTAGTCCATCCCTCCTGAAGAAAGAAGGGGACAGGGGAAGGTTGGGAAGGAAGACAAATCAACAACGCATAGAGCCACTGAATATTAGCATTTATCGCATAGAAAACCTGATTTTGCAGATCAAACAATTCACCCCAACCAGGAGCATCAGGTAAAAAATGTGGCAAACAACGGTCCTGGTGATGACTTGAAAAATCCACTTCGCTATTGTCTGATGAATATTCCACTGtgctttgatcaaaatttataTCGTTTGTATTCATGCCTTGCTCTTCTGCATTTGAACTTTGATATAGGATTTCTTCATCAATAGACCATGATTCTTCAGAATAAAACCTACCATCGATATAACCTGAATCATTGCTTTCATTTGCTTTTCTTTGGGATGATACACAACATCTACCTGATTCATCCAAGCAAAAACAGTTCTGAAAGCGAAGTCGAGTCAAAGATGGAAGTTTGGCTAATGCTGCACTTGTTGTCCAGAGATTAGAGATCCTTGTCTCACACAATGAGAGGAGCTTAAGGTTTGGCATACAACTAAAACAATCCTCTCGAAAACTAGTCAGTGAAGCACTGAAATCCAAACTAAGCGTATGCATATGCACAAACTTCCCCACCATGTTGAGCTTTCGAAAATGAGAAGACTTTAAGTATAAGACTTGACATCTTAACCCTCGCTGAGCAAGATCCCTACAAGTGACAATCTACAATCAGCCAGTACACATTTAAGTATTCAATCTCATAGTTCAAATCTACGAGAGGTGGTACATAATAATTAGTCGTAAACCTCATGCTTCAACAAATTACATGGAATGTTAAGCAACTACAGAGGCAATTACTAGCTTTACAGCCCTTTACTGCATGTTTCTATACCACCATTGTGGGGGTATAAGAAGGTCAGACGAGTTCAATGGCAGAAGGAACAGAGAGTCTCCTCTCAATACcaagatgaagaagaaatgaaattaTACTAAAGACAAATTAACTAAGTATAGGAATGGAAGCAGTACTTACAACAAAAATTCCTTTCCAAATAATTTGTCTTGGAGATCAACAACTCGAAGCTTCTTATGTACAGCACGCATCAATGACAACACGCATTCACCACTCAGGACCCCAGAGGACTTATTACTGAAGTCCACCGCTTCAATCTCAGAAAAGTCAATTCCCGAGAGGAGATCAAGGAGGGGATGGAAATGATCATCCGTCAAGTCATCCAATAAAATCACAAGGCTAACTACTTCACTGCGGGCTTTCCTGACCTTTGCCTGAGACATGACATATATACAAGAGCTTAGGCTTGATTAAGTATCCAACAAGCTAAATTACTTGAGAAACTAGGGATCAATGCACATCGGACCATGCTGCAGAATAACTCTGTGTAAGCAAAAACATTAAAATAATAACAAcaaaggaaaatttactaaGGCATTGTAACACTTATAATCacaaaaacaagaataataacaaTAAAGGAAAACCCATAGGCAAAAGAATCCACCTCAAGGATTGCAGATTTGCTGAGATTTACTAAGGCGTTGTACCTTACATCTTagtaaaaacaaagaaaacaactcTGAAACCCAACCTACGCAATAAAATCGTTATGAAAATGGAAACATTACTTAGAACTAACAAAAGTAAGCACTTAATGCATCGTTGCAGACCTTGAATAGAGCTGACAAAACGACGTTGGTAGGTACAATTCCGTGCCGCTCGCAAGAATCCAAATAGCTGAAATCAACACCAACTTTGATTACAGCGCCaatacttttttaaaaaaaaaaagaaagaaaatgttaCACTTCAGTAATCGTAACTTAGAAACGAACAGGCAAGCTGAAATTCCTCGTATTGTAAAACAACAAAATGATAGACTTAATTCCatataaaaccaaaaatttacACTAGAAATCACCAGGGAGTCTAAAAAGAATTATTCGAAACCAATAAAACTGTAGATATTAGACGAGAAATACTACCGTCTTTCTAAGGTATGAATATCGATGGTGGCCATGGCAAATTTGTTGGCGTTTCTGCCTACTGCTCGACGGCGGAGGCACTGGAATTAACCATAGTACAAGATAGTACTAGCAGCAATCGTCTTTAATGGAAGAACTAGTTAACAAAAAAGTGACGGGCTAACAGTCTCCTTCTCCGTCCATTTCCATTCCTTTCCTTAAGCAGCTTCATCTTCGTTCTGAGTGAGTTTGGGAAGAGAGGTCTTTTTCCAGGTGGCCGTAATTCAGGAAGCCAAATTTTGCACTTTCTGGCCACATGGACAATGGGCCCTCAGCTCCTACCATTTGAATTTGCATCTTGGGCCATTGATATTTTTCGGGTCTCGAATCTTGGGCCGGGCCTCCACAAGTAGAAGTTGAAATTGGACAGTGAGATGTAGTAGTATTAGACATCTCCGGACAAACCTTGCCTCGTGTAATCTTTCGCGATCCACACCTTCCTAGCTCCAGCACAAGAGAATCAAGATTCCCTCGTAAAATGAAACGTCACATTTCCTCAAAgcgaaaaaaaaagttacattAACATTAGTATATATTTTAGTCAGGTAAATGATACAAACCCAATTAAACATTAAAGCTCGTGTGTTttttcccaaaagaaaaaagaaagaaaaaaatgaagtttaacGTGCCCACATATTTTGATACTAGACGGAATATAAGACTGGAGCAATGACGAGTAAATTATCAACCTAAAAGCTTTCAACTAATTCATTTCCTCAGAATTTGAGCAGTTGATAGAACCACTATTAAGTGACGTTTCTGCTTCGTTTCATGGAAATCTTTAGCCCGTCCTTCAAGAATTATGCCTTCGTGAAAGTTCTATATAGTGGACGATATGGCAGCCGCGAATAAAGCACCcttttctgttctttttttttttttttggggcccCATGAAGGCGTGAGATTTATACATTTTTCAGTGGAGCGCTTAAATCAGTTTGTCTTTCGCAAATCGAAATTCACGCAATTATCCAAAATTACAAAGGCTAACAAGTTTTACTGATTATTCCTGCTACAGCACAGCCTACAAGGAAATCAATCAATGACCTCAATAGGAGAGAGAATTGGGAGAcctcaaggaaaaaaaaaaaaaaaaaaattgacctcAATAGGAGAGAGAATTGGGAGTAGGATGAAAGACTAGAGTAaaaagtagtattcaagattgTGAGCCTTTGATAACTTTTTGACCTAATAATCAATAATAGTGCTGCTGTGCTCCACCTTCGTCTCGACAGCCCCATGCATCTTGCTTCTAAAAAAAGGCCATATATGCTGCTGTGCTTTTTCAGCGGCCTCCTTCCAATTCTCTAACCCCtgaaagtgaaaaaagaagACGACTTCCGCATCAAGATTGTGACTAAGCTTTGGAGGGCACTACTGCATGCACCGTCGCTGGCAAATGCATTTCGCATGAGAAGATCTGCACATGTCGCGCCTGAGTAGGTAAAAGTAAAACAGCGGGGACTCATTTCCTTTATCCCCTGCTacatttcttttctctttttcctttgtgGGGCTTCCAGTTTTTTGTTCAAATGAGTGGAGGTGTACCTTGCATATTGTCCCTGGCCTGTAATTAGTATAGTAACTTTGGATGCTATCATTTAGCAATACAGGCTTTCCTTAAATTAGTCGAATTATTGGACAGATGAGTAGACGACTTTAACCGCAACAAAATATATGGTTGCAAGTGAAAAAAGACATATAACGCCAAAAATActcttgattatttttaatttttttttttgcgtaaTGATACATATAGTCTAACGTAACCTACTCCTACAGGGAGAACCTACTCTAGGGAGTAGCCCAACTGAACCAAAAGAACTTGACGGAAATTGAACCACCATGAGACCAAACGGATGTACCACGCACCCGTATGAATTTAGAACAATTCTCATATAGAGACACATTGATTTAAGTATGAAAAAATGCTCTTAATTTAAGTATGAAAAAATGCTCTTGATTTAAGAAagagttgattttttttgtttgcaaaTTAATTTGTAAAATAGATGTTTGGATTGCATCTTTTTAAAAAGTTTTCAAAGAGAAATAACTTGTAATACTTTTTTGAGATATCATACGCTACAGTTGAAGCAAAAAAAGGTGGCTGAAAACACGCGTTCAGATAATATTCTGGGGAAGAAAAAAAGTGCACCATCAAAATTGCAATCGGCAAATTAACCGGACATTTTTTAACCGCATGCATTAGATGATTTTGTCATTTAATCTTCATTCATTTGTAGCTAATTTGACAATTGAACCGAGGTCAGGCGaatcaaatataaatatataatggTTACTCTCTCAAAGAGAAAGTAACAACATTCAACTCGACGAAACCTTAAGAGCGTAAAAGTGCAATTAATTAACCCCCTAGTGATGGGtgataaattgataataataatggACTGCAGGCAACCTTGGATCCGAAGCAAACCAAAGTATATATGTTCTCGTGATTGTGTCGACCTTTTTCCCCCCAATAAAAATAAGCATAACAGTGACgtcccaccttttttttttttttttgtcaaaaaaaaaatatccgTAATTATGATGTCCCACGTAAAACATTATACCAATCAATCATTTGGGTGCGTGCAAACAATAGATGGTGGTGAAGAATTTCTTTCCATTCCTAACGTAAGAATATGATAATGATTCCGAAGTTTAATAAGTCAAGTCTAGCGTTATGAGACTTGGGAGTAAAAATAAATTGATGCCGTCTCTTCTCTTCTTTTGATAACAACAATTAGACTAAACGCTTCTTTTACAGCAAATTAATTTGACTGGCAATTCACATGTCGAGGAGCTTGTTTTAGTGTAGGAGTAATTACGTAAAAGACAAGAGCAGTAGGGGCAACTGTTTTTGGTacttggaagaaaaaaaaaaaagattgaggtgaattattgatactgaTTCATTGAGGTGATATATATGTTCAAAAATTGGGGGGCAGATATTATTATTGTATCCTCCAAGTCGTACCTTCGGACCAAGAGATTTGTGGGCAACGTTCCAAATCGAAACAAACAAACATAAGAATAAAGGGTTGTGGACAGCAACAAAAGAACCGACGGTGgaacatgcatttcatgcaaaTGGTTGTGGTATACAGCCCACGATCACATTGAGCTCTTCAACAATagtccacaaaaaaaaagggatataTAAAAAGGTACTTAATTAGGTATGTATGCTAGACTTTTGTTcatacatgaaatgaaagtgatTAATTAGTTTGAGAGCTGCGCTTAAAACAAGGGTGCCTAGCTATCCTGATTTTCTAATCTTATCTCATCAATTAAAAGTGTGTGCTTTGCTGCAAAATAGTACTACCTACTAAAAGAATGATAATTAGTAAAAATGCTGTGGTGGATCGTATAAAAAGAAATTGGTTCCATAAAGTGGGAAAGGTGGTCAATTATATCAGGTTTCAGTCCGTCTGGAATGATATAAATGGAGTCCTATCAAACAAAAGTATAAAGTTAAACGCGTTCTTTGGGCCCTTAAACATGGGAGCTTTTGTCTTCTAATATTACCAGTGCTGCATTAATTAAATTATTACGAAATCAAATCAAAGTGATCAGCGTTATTATTGGCACCTCCCGGGACACGAAGTATGCCCACGGCTCAGAACCAAAAAAGCATATTTTAAAGCATTCATAAAAGAATCTACACAGTCAATTCCATTCCGCCAGAATACAAACTTCTTTACAGCTAAATGACAAGGCAAATCCCAAAAACAGGGAGAAGATTCATGAAATGAAACGTTGCAAGAATGGTATGTGAAGAAGCACGGAACTTCCCCGGACCGAGTtgacctgatgagctcggcGAGCTGACGGAAAGAGCGCGTCCTAAGCCTGAAAGAAAAACGAGAGAGTGAACTAACAGGGGCCCCGAGGTAGTCCCCGAGGGcgctccgacggtcaagttagttttccggtgagtgGGGAGTGTACTAGCAGTAAAGCAGTCGGGAGTGAGTTGCCaatagtgagcgtaccttgCGCAGTCATTGTGCGTTACTACTTATACCTTCTTaggagtccgacctccgtacgcTTCGGGACTTGCCCTGGATAGCTCCCAATCCCGTGCTGAGGGGGATTCTTCCCGCCCTCTGCAGGGTAGCTCTCGGGAGCCCCACGGAGCCCTAGCCGCCGCGTGACCTGGGCTGGTTCCCCATGGGCCCGGGTCCAAACCCAGCTCGAATCgccctgggctgccacgtgtacAGGCCCAGGACGGGGCCTCTGCACTAGCCCCCTAGATTAGGTCAGGCTCCCAGGCAGACCTGATCTATTCCCTTGCCACGTGGAAGCCCATCATCGCACTGCTCTGCCGCGGTCACCTCCGGTGCAGTGCTGACATTGGGAACTGAAGAAGCACGGAACTTCCCCggaccgagctgacctgatgagctcggcGAGCTGATGGAAAGAGCGCGTCCTAAGCCTGAAAGAAAAACGAGAGAGTGAACTAACAGGGGCCCCGAGGTAGTCCCCGAGGGcgctccgacgatcaagttagttttccggtgagtgGGGAGTGTACTAGCAGTAAAGCAGTCGGGAGTGAGTTGTCaatagtgagcgtaccttgCGCAGTCGTTGTGCGTTACTACTTATACCTTCTTaggagtccgacctccgtacgcTTCGGGACTTGCCCTGGATAGCTCCCAATCCCGCGCTGAGGGGGATTCTTCCCGCCCTCTGCGGGGTAGCTCTCGGGAGCCCCACGGAGCCCTAGCCGCCGCGTGACCTGGGCTGGTTCCCCATGGGCCCGGGGTCCAAGCCCAACTCGGATCgccctgggctgccacgtgtacAGGCCCAGGACGGGGCCTCTGCACTAGCCCCCTAGATTAGGTCAGGCTCCCAGGCAGACCTGATCTATTCCCTTACCACGTGGAAGCCCATCATCGCACTGCTCTGCCGCGGTCACCTCCGGTGCAATGCTGACATTGGGAACTGAAGAAGCACGGAACTTCCCCGGACTgagctgacctgatgagctcggcGAGCTGATGGAAAGAGCGCGTCCTAAGCCTAAAAGAAAAACGAGAGAGTGAACTAACAGGGGCCCCGAGGTAGTCCCCGAGGGCgttccgacggtcaagttagttttccggtgagtgGGGAGTGTACTAGCAGTAAAGCAGTCGGGAGTGAGTTGCCaatagtgagcgtaccttgCGCAGTCATTGTGCGTTACTACTTATACCTTTTTaggagtccgacctccgtacgcTTCGGGACTTGCCCTGGATAACTCCCAATCCCGCGCTGAGGGGGAATCTTCCCGCCCTCTGCGGGTTAGCTCTCGGGAGCCCCACGGAGCCCTAGCCGCCGCGTGATCTGGGCTGGTTCCCCATGAGCTCGGGGTCCAAGCCCAGCTCGGATCgccctgggctgccacgtgtacAGGCCCAGGACGGGGCCTCTGCAGTATGCATGAATGATGGTCATGAATATCCTCTGTTTAAATAGCTTCTTAGATTGTTAACTCAATATGTTTGCTTGCTCAATAATTCTTAACGAGGTTGTTTTTCAGTGATAAAATGAGTGTCACGATCTATGTACTTTATTTTCTCCTCATTCCTTCTTTGCGGTTGAAATGTTTGAGAAAGGGTTGTACAACATGTTAAATTTTTCTCCGCGGTATTTACGAGACACTCGTTATATTTAAATTATATCTAATTTATCATATGAATGTATATATTCATATTTTATTGCACccttataattaattttttttttcaaattaacttcatttttgtaaaaattGACACCTGAGACCTCTAACATGTATTagctttcattttcatttccttATGGTTATTacttttactttaaaaaaaaaaatcaatatttCCCTTTTCTCCAAGAGAATATAGCTAAACTGATACAAACAGATTTTGTGTCAAAAGGGGATTCAGTTGTTATTCCAGAGAAATGTTAGGTGATTTATGTCGCACTAGATTTGATTCTATTAGTTACCCCAAAACAGAACATTATGAATTGATTTATGATTTTCCATGTTCGGGGGATGGAAAAGTCTGCGACTGATAGATCTTTTGAATATTAATGATGAATTCATGAGTTAGATCTCCATTTCTTACTTTTAGATGCCAAACCAACcgatcaattttttttattttttattttttggagggAACCGATCAAATGTTCAAGTATCTTCAACGGAAAAGCGGCTACTTAAGTTTACATTAGCTGTATTAGAAATCAGTTCATCCAATCAAGGAACACCATATTTGTTGTATTAAAAGTCTCCCAAAAGGGAGAAATATaaggtgtgtttggattgccatttttcaaaaaaaaaaattacgttttccgtgaatatatttttcaatcacctttttacttcacatatattaaatcgttacaataatttttctataataaaaaaaaaccagaaaaatacaatccaaacaaagcggTGAATCTTTCTTAGTGGAATGGGAGTTCAATTTTGTCATCGGAGCCATTTCAACCCCTAAGCCAATTTTCTCTATTTTACATACGCTTGTCATTCGGGTCATTTTCAACCGCTACTTCGTTTCAATGGTTGTTTATAGGGACTTTTACCCAAAAGTTACAGAGCCAATTTGAATTGCATTTTATGGAAAGTACTTTAGAAGAAAATACTGTAGCACTTATCCGaatatatgatatatatgaggtaaaaatatgattaaaaaatatattgaagaaatattttataaaaaatgtaaaaattattCTTCAAAAAATAACAACCTATAGTACATTTTTTAACTGATACGTATGACGTATGActataaaaaggtgattgaaaggTAACTTTtaaaagattttcaaaaacaTATTCATGGACAACCCATTGTTATCCAAAATAGACTTATGATATTGTTCATTTTGGATTGGtctgtttttcaaaaataagtttttcaaatgcAATGCTACGGtaatacataaataaaaataactcaaaaaacatctcatccatacaatatatcaaaaataactcacaaatataaaaaaaaaatta contains:
- the LOC113764008 gene encoding uncharacterized protein LOC113764008 isoform X1, whose protein sequence is MATIDIHTLERRIGAVIKVGVDFSYLDSCERHGIVPTNVVLSALFKAKVRKARSEVVSLVILLDDLTDDHFHPLLDLLSGIDFSEIEAVDFSNKSSGVLSGECVLSLMRAVHKKLRVVDLQDKLFGKEFLLDLAQRGLRCQVLYLKSSHFRKLNMVGKFVHMHTLSLDFSASLTSFREDCFSCMPNLKLLSLCETRISNLWTTSAALAKLPSLTRLRFQNCFCLDESGRCCVSSQRKANESNDSGYIDGRFYSEESWSIDEEILYQSSNAEEQGMNTNDINFDQSTVEYSSDNSEVDFSSHHQDRCLPHFLPDAPGWGELFDLQNQNSLGLWDVQDEVPLPSSSNSKHMPCSASRKFNSCHSSPICYEKYYREYMIASLQNLKNLDNLPIEKIDRERAKAVFSEHFEYQPYKRQNKESVVRILYKREIRATHTQAGSSREKLSYSSCNSPSYYSRSLSAAKMGSSAWPALHPLSWLGNPLRDERRSFRPRQFEYHPSDSSLMVFGTLDGEVVVVNHESENIVSYIPSLGIMNSVLGLCWLKKYPSKLIAGSDNGSLRLYEINHMSQASVSSGSVAFDDFDQLTSVHVNSADELLLASGYSKHVALYDISTGRRLQMLTDLHREHINVVKFSNHSPSIFATSSFDQDVKMWDLRQKPNQPCYSTSSSRGNVMVCFSPDDQYLLVSAVDNEVKQLLAVDGRLHLDFRISSTGSSQNYTRSYYMNGRDYVISGSCDESVVRICCAQTGRRLRDISLEGKGSGASMFVQSLRGDPFRDFNMSILAAYVRPSSNSEIVKVNLLASNDYFEKVHLYSRFSHPLHGLGG
- the LOC113764008 gene encoding uncharacterized protein LOC113764008 isoform X2, encoding MATIDIHTLERRYLDSCERHGIVPTNVVLSALFKAKVRKARSEVVSLVILLDDLTDDHFHPLLDLLSGIDFSEIEAVDFSNKSSGVLSGECVLSLMRAVHKKLRVVDLQDKLFGKEFLLDLAQRGLRCQVLYLKSSHFRKLNMVGKFVHMHTLSLDFSASLTSFREDCFSCMPNLKLLSLCETRISNLWTTSAALAKLPSLTRLRFQNCFCLDESGRCCVSSQRKANESNDSGYIDGRFYSEESWSIDEEILYQSSNAEEQGMNTNDINFDQSTVEYSSDNSEVDFSSHHQDRCLPHFLPDAPGWGELFDLQNQNSLGLWDVQDEVPLPSSSNSKHMPCSASRKFNSCHSSPICYEKYYREYMIASLQNLKNLDNLPIEKIDRERAKAVFSEHFEYQPYKRQNKESVVRILYKREIRATHTQAGSSREKLSYSSCNSPSYYSRSLSAAKMGSSAWPALHPLSWLGNPLRDERRSFRPRQFEYHPSDSSLMVFGTLDGEVVVVNHESENIVSYIPSLGIMNSVLGLCWLKKYPSKLIAGSDNGSLRLYEINHMSQASVSSGSVAFDDFDQLTSVHVNSADELLLASGYSKHVALYDISTGRRLQMLTDLHREHINVVKFSNHSPSIFATSSFDQDVKMWDLRQKPNQPCYSTSSSRGNVMVCFSPDDQYLLVSAVDNEVKQLLAVDGRLHLDFRISSTGSSQNYTRSYYMNGRDYVISGSCDESVVRICCAQTGRRLRDISLEGKGSGASMFVQSLRGDPFRDFNMSILAAYVRPSSNSEIVKVNLLASNDYFEKVHLYSRFSHPLHGLGG